In Calothrix sp. PCC 7507, one DNA window encodes the following:
- a CDS encoding R3H domain-containing nucleic acid-binding protein produces MSDSPMQRGQQWVKTLLLFTGVNTEVSGNLEQNQPQEGDSQEPDNYWLTIDETNLTPKQIQVLIGSDGSVLDAIQYLTNSVLNLNQSQEEQASYTIELGGYRIKRQAEIQALATSASEEVRATGREVEIKSLSSAERRQIHTFLKEFGDLETFSRGKEPHRHLVVRPLGNSEQ; encoded by the coding sequence ATGAGCGATAGTCCCATGCAAAGAGGGCAGCAGTGGGTGAAAACACTGCTGCTGTTTACTGGGGTAAATACTGAGGTTAGTGGTAACTTAGAACAGAACCAACCCCAGGAAGGTGACTCCCAAGAACCAGATAACTACTGGTTGACGATTGATGAAACCAACTTAACTCCAAAACAAATCCAGGTTTTGATTGGTAGTGATGGTTCAGTTCTAGATGCCATTCAGTATCTAACTAATTCAGTTTTGAATTTGAACCAATCACAGGAAGAGCAAGCCTCTTATACCATTGAGTTGGGTGGCTACCGCATAAAGAGACAAGCAGAAATTCAGGCATTAGCCACATCTGCCTCGGAAGAAGTCCGAGCTACGGGCAGAGAAGTAGAAATTAAATCCCTCAGTTCAGCGGAACGACGCCAAATCCACACTTTTTTGAAGGAATTTGGAGATTTGGAAACCTTCAGCCGTGGCAAAGAGCCACATCGTCATCTGGTTGTCCGTCCACTAGGGAACAGTGAACAGTGA
- a CDS encoding DUF177 domain-containing protein: MDAIYIPQLAKAPERTEEIQVKDFLPSLETLTPVRGIIRVQHQGTYLEVSGQAEAIITCTCNRCLQQYNQRLAVDTKEIIWLDETANQSQDLPLEREVAVEDLLENLPPDGYFYPTEWLYEQMCLAMPQRQLCKLNCPGILSSDADSSTMVVDNRWASLEALKKQLPG; the protein is encoded by the coding sequence ATGGACGCAATTTATATTCCGCAGCTCGCCAAAGCACCGGAGCGGACAGAGGAAATTCAAGTTAAGGATTTTCTACCTAGTCTGGAAACCTTGACACCCGTTCGCGGTATTATCCGTGTCCAACATCAAGGTACTTATCTAGAAGTATCAGGTCAAGCAGAAGCTATTATTACCTGTACTTGTAACCGCTGCTTGCAGCAATATAACCAACGTTTGGCGGTTGATACTAAAGAAATTATCTGGTTGGATGAAACAGCTAATCAGTCACAAGACTTGCCTCTAGAGAGGGAGGTAGCTGTGGAAGATTTGCTAGAAAACTTACCACCTGATGGCTATTTCTATCCTACGGAATGGCTATATGAGCAAATGTGCTTGGCAATGCCTCAGCGCCAGTTGTGTAAGCTGAATTGTCCAGGTATTTTGAGTAGTGATGCTGATAGTTCAACGATGGTGGTTGATAACCGTTGGGCGTCTCTGGAAGCGTTGAAGAAGCAACTTCCGGGATAG
- a CDS encoding PipX family protein: MPHHQTKASLVSTKFLPENSKTYINHPKYGMLQRICTVDENKDMFASLYAKSLFFLVTAKDTDIKYEPMGSKEAKTLLENCLLTLDQNQRSPEYDQLQSVFHRTFS; this comes from the coding sequence ATGCCTCACCATCAAACCAAAGCCTCTTTAGTTTCGACAAAGTTTTTACCTGAAAACAGCAAAACTTACATCAATCATCCCAAATATGGAATGCTCCAAAGAATCTGTACAGTTGATGAAAACAAAGATATGTTCGCTTCACTTTATGCTAAAAGCTTATTTTTTTTAGTAACAGCTAAAGATACAGATATTAAATATGAGCCAATGGGAAGTAAGGAAGCTAAAACATTGCTAGAAAATTGCTTACTTACTCTAGATCAAAACCAGCGATCGCCAGAGTACGATCAGCTGCAAAGTGTTTTTCACCGCACCTTTTCATGA
- a CDS encoding AAA family ATPase, with the protein MNFREEFKLLVRARYPLIYIPTYEEERVEGAIREEAAKEGNRPVYTWDFVDGYQGNPNDAGFGRRNPLQALEFIEKLPASASAVLILRDYHRFLDDVAIARKLRNLSRLLKSQPKNIVLLSPRIAIPDDLMEVLTVVEFPLPAAPEIKTEVERLLQTTGNSLSGKVLDDLVRSCQGLSMERIRRVLARAIATHGELQPEDVDLVLAEKRQTIRQTQILDFYPATEQISDIGGLDNLKDWLIRRGNAFTERARQYGLPHPRGLMLVGIQGTGKSLTAKAIAHHWHLPLLRLDVGRLFGGLVGESESRTRQMIQVAEALAPCVLWIDEIDKAFSGLGSKGDAGTTSRVFGAFINWLAEKTSPVFVVATANDIQALPPEMLRKGRFDEIFFVGLPTQDERKAIFNVHLSRLRPHNLKSYDIDRLAYETPDFSGAEIEQTLIEAMHIGFSQNRDFNNDDVLEAASQIIPLARTAVEQIQQLQEWAAAGRARLASKHSPLSDSFGKLR; encoded by the coding sequence ATGAACTTCCGTGAAGAGTTTAAACTACTAGTACGTGCCCGCTACCCTTTGATTTATATCCCTACCTATGAAGAGGAACGGGTAGAAGGAGCCATTCGGGAAGAAGCCGCTAAAGAGGGTAATCGTCCCGTGTATACTTGGGATTTTGTCGATGGGTATCAAGGTAATCCCAATGATGCGGGGTTTGGGCGGCGTAACCCGCTACAAGCGTTGGAATTCATTGAAAAATTGCCAGCCTCAGCCTCTGCAGTGTTGATTTTAAGAGATTATCATCGCTTTTTAGATGATGTGGCAATTGCCCGTAAACTCCGCAACTTGTCTCGACTCCTCAAGTCTCAGCCGAAAAATATAGTTTTGTTGTCGCCGCGGATTGCTATTCCTGACGACTTAATGGAAGTTCTCACAGTCGTTGAGTTCCCCTTACCTGCAGCCCCAGAAATCAAAACAGAGGTAGAACGCTTATTGCAGACAACTGGTAATTCCTTATCTGGGAAAGTTCTAGATGACTTGGTGCGTTCTTGTCAAGGCCTTTCAATGGAAAGAATTCGCCGGGTTTTAGCCAGAGCGATCGCTACCCACGGTGAATTGCAACCAGAAGACGTAGATTTAGTTTTGGCAGAAAAGCGCCAAACCATCCGTCAAACCCAAATCCTAGACTTTTATCCCGCCACTGAGCAAATTTCTGATATTGGCGGACTCGATAACCTCAAAGATTGGTTAATCCGCCGGGGTAATGCGTTTACAGAACGAGCGCGTCAGTACGGATTACCACACCCTCGTGGTTTAATGTTGGTGGGGATTCAGGGGACTGGGAAATCTTTAACAGCAAAAGCGATCGCTCATCATTGGCACTTACCACTACTACGCCTAGATGTAGGGCGATTATTTGGTGGTTTAGTAGGAGAATCTGAGTCTCGGACTCGCCAAATGATTCAAGTGGCTGAAGCCCTTGCTCCCTGTGTATTGTGGATTGATGAAATAGATAAAGCCTTTTCCGGATTGGGTAGCAAAGGTGATGCAGGCACCACTAGTCGGGTGTTTGGCGCATTTATTAACTGGTTAGCGGAAAAAACCTCACCGGTTTTTGTTGTCGCCACCGCTAACGATATTCAAGCCCTACCGCCAGAAATGCTGCGTAAAGGGCGATTTGATGAAATTTTCTTTGTTGGCTTACCTACCCAAGACGAGAGAAAAGCAATTTTTAATGTCCATTTATCCCGATTGCGTCCCCACAACTTGAAAAGTTATGACATCGATAGGTTAGCATACGAAACGCCCGATTTTTCTGGGGCAGAGATTGAGCAAACCTTAATCGAAGCGATGCATATAGGATTTAGTCAGAATCGAGACTTTAATAACGACGATGTTTTAGAAGCTGCCAGTCAGATTATACCTTTAGCACGCACTGCTGTAGAGCAAATACAGCAACTACAAGAATGGGCTGCAGCCGGGAGAGCGCGGCTAGCCTCGAAACACAGCCCTTTGAGCGATAGCTTTGGTAAGCTCCGTTAA